A stretch of the Xylocopa sonorina isolate GNS202 chromosome 12, iyXylSono1_principal, whole genome shotgun sequence genome encodes the following:
- the Hgtx gene encoding HGTX homeodomain transcription factor: protein MVCSLTNNNNNAAANSNNNNNNKSCNDAVGEACSELQSRSSPEAQPGENMSSLSDAHRRNSHLEGDRSSSAGSSLGSCSPPPASSHSPPPRPPWLHDFHAAAAPHVLQFLNLSAAGGSMLASQPLAALHSMAERSHHQQHQQQQHQQQQQQQQPHHHQQQQTAGIQLPRINVPLSTITQGQASPTGSGKHSPATSITSVGSNPHGIDTILSRPAATHPQAPVSAAHAALQPTPHPQHMTASRYGMHAGFTASSGIGQFQQRTEPRHPAVYWPGLQGLVSDPLAWRARLHTLSQQLGCQQTMTGTGGAGEHEGGKKKHTRPTFSGQQIFALEKTFEQTKYLAGPERAKLAYALGMSESQVKVWFQNRRTKWRKKHAAEMATAKRRQEEVEGVVAEGEDGCSDAETEGNSETAAKRLRRELEQQYRH, encoded by the exons ATGGTGTGTTCTCTgaccaacaacaacaacaacgccgccgccaacagcaacaacaacaataacaacaagAGCTGCAACGACGCCGTTGGTGAGGCCTGCTCGGAGTTGCAGTCGCGATCCAGCCCAGAGGCCCAGCCAGGCGAGAACATGTCGTCGCTGAGCGACGCTCACAGACGGAACAGCCACTTGGAGGGCGACAGGAGTTCGTCGGCAGGTTCATCTCTGGGCTCGTGTTCGCCGCCACCAGCGTCGAGCCACTCGCCGCCGCCAAGGCCGCCTTGGTTGCACGACTTCCATGCAGCAGCCGCACCGCACGTTCTCCAATTCCTCAACTTGAGCGCAGCCGGCGGCAGCATGCTGGCCAGCCAGCCGCTGGCCGCCCTCCACTCGATGGCCGAGAGGAGCCACCATCAACAGCACCAGCAGCAACAACaccaacagcaacagcaacaacagcaacccCATCACCATCAGCAGCAACAGACAGCGGGGATTCAGTTGCCCAGGATCAACGTGCCGCTCTCGACGATCACCCAGGGGCAAGCCTCGCCCACGGGCAGCGGGAAGCACAGTCCAGCGACGTCCATCACCTCCGTCGGGAGCAACCCGCACGGCATCGACACGATACTGTCGCGACCGGCGGCGACGCATCCCCAAGCGCCCGTCTCCGCGGCACACGCCGCGCTACAGCCGACGCCGCACCCGCAACACATGACTGCCTCGCGGTACGGCATGCACGCGGGATTCACCGCCTCCTCTG GTATCGGGCAATTTCAACAAAGAACAGAGCCACGGCATCCTGCTGTCTATTGGCCGGGTCTTCAGGGATTAGTCAGTGATCCCCTGGCATGGCGGGCAAGACTACACACAC TGTCGCAACAGCTGGGTTGTCAGCAAACGATGACAGGCACTGGCGGCGCAGGCGAGCACGAGGGCGGCAAGAAGAAGCACACCAGGCCGACGTTCAGCGGCCAGCAAATCTTCGCCCTCGAGAAAACGTTCGAGCAGACCAAGTACCTAGCGGGCCCTGAGCGGGCCAAATTGGCCTACGCCCTCGGCATGTCGGAGTCCCAAGTCAAG GTATGGTTTCAAAACAGGCGGACAAAATGGCGGAAAAAGCACGCAGCCGAGATGGCGACGGCGAAAAGGCGGCAGGAAGAGGTCGAGGGAGTCGTCGCCGAGGGCGAGGACGGTTGCAGCGACGCGGAGACCGAGGGGAACAGCGAGACCGCCGCCAAGAGGCTCAGAAGAGAACTCGAGCAACAGTACAGGCATTAG